The following coding sequences lie in one Heyndrickxia oleronia genomic window:
- the cydS gene encoding cytochrome bd oxidase small subunit CydS, with protein MEKILIFYAPFIIVALSIISAFIIGLKDSPVKNDE; from the coding sequence ATGGAAAAAATATTAATTTTCTATGCGCCATTTATTATCGTTGCTCTCTCAATTATTAGCGCGTTTATCATAGGGCTAAAAGATAGTCCTGTGAAAAATGATGAATGA
- a CDS encoding DinB family protein, whose amino-acid sequence MSNVLLSSAVTIRHSLIQQVQSIPEELFDIIPEPFTNSIRWNIGHIILSHNYFLSLGQPNISSLPENYTQLFKPGSKPSDWTEVPPTKDELVNYLSNQLSNLSEIASSTFAKHLDTPVEIGPLKLNTFNEVFNFSTIHETSHLTTISCLLKVLQYQKSK is encoded by the coding sequence ATGTCAAATGTATTATTAAGTTCTGCAGTAACAATACGTCATTCGCTCATTCAACAGGTACAATCGATTCCTGAAGAACTTTTCGATATTATACCGGAACCTTTCACTAATTCGATAAGATGGAATATTGGACATATTATCTTATCTCATAATTATTTTCTCTCTTTAGGCCAACCGAACATATCTAGCCTTCCAGAAAACTATACACAACTTTTCAAACCGGGCAGTAAGCCATCTGATTGGACTGAGGTCCCGCCAACAAAAGATGAACTAGTCAATTACCTATCAAACCAACTCTCTAATCTTTCAGAGATAGCTTCTAGCACATTCGCTAAACATTTGGATACACCGGTAGAAATCGGACCATTAAAATTAAATACATTTAATGAGGTTTTCAATTTTTCAACAATACATGAAACGAGTCACCTCACAACTATTTCATGTCTATTAAAAGTTCTTCAGTATCAAAAGTCTAAATAA
- a CDS encoding GNAT family N-acetyltransferase — protein sequence MNDQLNFHTNFTNDPNKREKLYPLFEKIFGIETSLLEDFYNRGLWNDQYVPYTYFDGEQAVANASIFPLDMQINGVRKKCVGIQSVMTDPVYRGRGLMKDLFKKILVDIDKQYEYAFLFTESPSLYTPFGFHVVKQYYFKIEYNHVPFNPPPKMKNLNLFNQEDVNILMNIFPHKEALSKKFAPLTYEHALYFNFYSPNLNQKFYYIKELNTIIVFEVSKGICRVFDIVSETIPAIEELCAFIPFPFHTIEFYFSPDVFKLPHVEEIEYNTENHLMIRGQLLLHGESFMMPLTAEF from the coding sequence ATGAATGATCAACTAAACTTTCATACTAATTTCACGAATGATCCAAATAAACGCGAAAAATTATATCCACTTTTTGAGAAGATATTTGGCATTGAAACAAGCTTGCTTGAAGATTTTTACAATAGAGGTTTATGGAATGATCAATATGTACCCTATACATACTTCGATGGTGAGCAAGCGGTTGCGAATGCATCTATATTCCCACTGGATATGCAAATAAATGGAGTACGTAAAAAATGTGTGGGTATTCAATCGGTTATGACGGACCCAGTTTATCGAGGAAGAGGGCTGATGAAAGATCTATTCAAGAAAATATTAGTAGATATTGATAAACAGTATGAATATGCTTTTTTGTTCACCGAAAGCCCATCACTTTATACTCCATTTGGATTCCATGTTGTCAAGCAATATTATTTTAAAATAGAGTATAATCATGTACCTTTTAATCCTCCACCTAAAATGAAAAATTTGAATCTATTCAATCAGGAGGATGTAAATATTTTAATGAATATCTTTCCACATAAAGAGGCTCTATCAAAGAAATTTGCTCCTCTTACATATGAACATGCACTTTATTTTAACTTTTACAGTCCAAATTTAAATCAAAAATTTTATTATATTAAGGAATTAAATACAATCATCGTATTTGAAGTAAGCAAAGGAATATGTCGAGTATTCGATATAGTAAGTGAAACGATTCCTGCAATAGAAGAATTATGTGCTTTCATACCATTTCCGTTTCACACTATTGAATTCTACTTTTCTCCTGATGTATTCAAGCTTCCGCATGTAGAGGAAATCGAATACAATACTGAAAATCATTTAATGATCAGAGGTCAGCTCCTTTTGCATGGTGAATCTTTTATGATGCCATTAACTGCTGAATTCTAA
- a CDS encoding tetratricopeptide repeat protein, translating into MKKRGIFLLLTIVVSIGLYTFYSFVNQDLDYSKLSVDELMKLAQKEDAEAQVLLGAHFEQGIKVKKNINESLKWNIKSANNGNTTAMVNLGYMYSNGIGVKKDHKKAFEWNLLAAKKGDPSAMFNVGKKYELGAGVEMNKEKSDYWLNQARQKRDHF; encoded by the coding sequence ATGAAAAAAAGAGGAATATTTTTATTATTAACAATAGTCGTTTCGATTGGTTTATACACCTTCTATTCATTTGTGAATCAAGATCTAGATTATAGTAAGCTTTCAGTCGATGAATTAATGAAATTAGCACAAAAAGAGGATGCAGAGGCTCAAGTGCTATTAGGAGCTCATTTTGAACAGGGGATTAAAGTGAAGAAGAACATAAATGAAAGCCTGAAGTGGAACATAAAAAGTGCGAATAATGGCAATACAACAGCGATGGTTAATTTAGGTTATATGTATAGCAATGGAATTGGTGTCAAAAAAGATCACAAAAAGGCTTTTGAGTGGAACTTATTGGCAGCAAAAAAAGGTGATCCGAGTGCTATGTTCAATGTTGGCAAAAAATATGAATTGGGCGCAGGCGTGGAAATGAATAAGGAAAAATCTGATTATTGGTTAAATCAAGCGAGACAAAAAAGAGATCATTTTTAA